TTATGGGGTCTAAAAAGACATCGTTTTTATCTGCTGCGCCCACATAGCCTATGATATGCGAAGCAAGCTCTCTATTTGGATAATATCTCTTAAAAATAGGCTTGACAGAAATATTTTCTTGCTGATTTAGCAAGGCATACACAGCTTGCATTTCATCATAGCTCACATAATCAATGACTTTTATAGGCTCGTGGTTATAAGCAGAATTTTGCTTATTATAAGTTTCTGCCAAAGTTTCAATATCCACACCTTGCAGATTTTCTGCGATTTTTTTGATTGCGCTTTGTAGCTCATCTTCTCTCAAAAGTGGCTTCAAAAACACGCCAAAAAATAAGTCATTTACCGCCAAAGGCTCGCCCTGCCTATCAAGTATAAGTCCGCGTGCAGGCACTAGCACTTCTTGCTTAAACATATTGCGCCTAGCCACTTCAGCATAGTGGTCATACCTCACAATCGATATGATAGATAGTTTCAAAATAAGCAAAATCCACACTAAGCCAAAAACGATAAAAGTGATTCTAAAAGGTAGGGGGATATTTTTCATTCTTTGCCTTTTTAAGTAAATATGCGTGTATGAATGCGTGGGTGTATTGTGTGTGTGGATTTTTGTGCCTATATTTTAGGGCTTTGGATTTTGGGATTTTGGCTACCATTTTTTGCGCTTCCATTTTATCTGCTCATAGATAAGCATAAGAGATGATTCTATGATGAAATAATAGATAAAAATCGCACTTAGAGAAAAATTTACCCCCGCACCAAACATTTTGATGATATAAAGTGCCAAAAAATACACACCATAAACCGCGATGATATACCAAAAAACAAAAAGTGCATTATGTCCAAAAATGATATTAAATCGCTCGACAATGAGGTAATTTACCACCACAAACACGATAGGCAAAGTCCCAAGTGGAAGCTGCTTTTCACTCTCATAGATGATGAGGCAAAGCACGATTGTAACCACTGCAGTGGTGTTTTTTTTGGAATAAAACTCCATAAAAAGAATAAAAAGCACCCCAATCATAGGAGGCAAAAACAAAAATATACTTCCAAGCAAAGTCCAAAGAAAAAACGCTATGCAAGCAAGTGTAGCTAGAGCTATTTTTTTGAAACTTTTGTCAGGAGTTGGCTGGGATAGAAGCTGCATTTTATGACTCTTTTTAGTAGTTTTGTAAAATATTTTTGCAAGGGGCTTTGAAATAATCCCTTAAGCAAAGATTTAAGACGGTTTGTAAATAGGCTTAAACTTTTGGTAGATAAAGCGTGGCAAATTTTTAGATTTTGTTTTTTTTAAGCGAAGTTTTTTGGCGAGATTTCTAAGTCCGCATTTCTTTAGACGAAGCACAAATCCCCAAAACCCCATCAAATATCGCCTCTCTCAACGCCTCTTTGCCACCATATTTTTTTGGTATTTTGTCGTTATAAGCCATAATTATAGCGTTATTTTGGCTATTTTTTTGGTGCAATTTTGCCAAATCATTCTTGCTTAGTTTGTCCGCTTTGGTAAAAACTTGCAAATACTGCTGGTCGGCATTTAGCAGTGAAAGGATACTATTTTTTAGGGCAAAATCTATCGCCAAATCTGTATGCCTAGAATCAATCAAATGCAAAAAAAGTTTGATACTTTTTCGCTCATTTATAAATCGCCATAGATTTTGCTGCCATTGTTTTAGCTCGGTTTTGGATACTTTTGCATAGCCAATACCGGGCAAATCTATTAGGCAAAACTCAAGCACTTTAGGAGAAT
This genomic stretch from Helicobacter macacae MIT 99-5501 harbors:
- a CDS encoding GTP-binding protein, whose amino-acid sequence is MIRTRFSKFITSASSTKNAPPPLYSEVVFLGRSNVGKSTLINEILESNLAKSSSTPGKTKLINFFTTQWVRECDRVQAKSSTEQKADFIKSSAKLGVDFAKTDAKSSVESGAKSSADFGCESSVNFSEKSSIESSVDSPKVLEFCLIDLPGIGYAKVSKTELKQWQQNLWRFINERKSIKLFLHLIDSRHTDLAIDFALKNSILSLLNADQQYLQVFTKADKLSKNDLAKLHQKNSQNNAIIMAYNDKIPKKYGGKEALREAIFDGVLGICASSKEMRT